One Sodalinema gerasimenkoae IPPAS B-353 DNA segment encodes these proteins:
- a CDS encoding glycosyltransferase family 39 protein, with product MLKRHFRTLNRFVPQGWRSIGVVMLLATALYLFRLDARGLWIDEFLSIRDAQDVSFNRGRLLYYVLLEIWMTVGQSDVWLRSLAVLFALCAVALTYQLGRSLFTKRVGLIAALMLALSPLFINHAQEVRYYTMSVSLGIAGSLALAKSLNAPNRPINYVLWVIFRVLAVLTTPLNAALLVSDGIIILVKYYRHPRRLVHFAIAGLILSIMTLPVALSVLDSAGAHRLDLPVPGLNNLVRELRILTAFSYPPPPPYLTRLGHVYILTSLLVLGVVILRKRQSKTFQWLVAWTVIPVGMIFIFSHLIFSIWNTRYVMLVLPYLLIMMAVGFLEIRSRWHRLAWAILLIYAITVGSGLGVYYTRSSRYMGASDHYRATVEILNQNNRPDDVIVWAIMHNTPIPIQHYYEGTAPVTLRRRIQIPSDNSTVGRENIEAWLSGLPSFSSRLWLVYGPRVVHDDELFYDVLTEEFMIEAHYTVEDFNIFLLTSTEPRT from the coding sequence ATGCTGAAACGCCACTTCAGAACCCTCAACAGATTTGTTCCCCAAGGATGGCGTTCTATCGGTGTGGTGATGCTCCTCGCCACCGCCTTATATCTGTTTCGCCTCGACGCGAGAGGATTATGGATTGATGAGTTTCTGAGTATCCGCGACGCTCAAGATGTCAGCTTTAACCGAGGTCGGCTTTTATATTACGTTCTCCTCGAAATTTGGATGACCGTTGGGCAAAGTGACGTTTGGTTACGAAGCTTAGCAGTTCTCTTTGCCCTCTGCGCTGTCGCGCTGACGTATCAACTCGGTCGTTCCCTCTTTACAAAGCGGGTTGGACTCATCGCTGCTCTGATGTTAGCCCTATCTCCCCTCTTTATTAACCATGCCCAGGAAGTCCGCTACTACACTATGAGTGTCAGTCTAGGGATTGCTGGAAGCTTAGCACTGGCGAAGTCTCTCAATGCTCCCAACCGCCCTATCAATTATGTGTTATGGGTGATATTTAGAGTTTTAGCCGTTTTGACCACCCCTCTAAATGCCGCCCTCTTAGTCTCCGACGGAATCATCATTCTAGTCAAATATTATCGACACCCTCGACGACTCGTTCACTTTGCGATCGCAGGGTTAATCCTCAGTATCATGACCCTACCTGTCGCCCTCTCAGTGCTAGATTCAGCGGGTGCTCATCGCTTAGACTTACCCGTCCCCGGACTCAATAACCTAGTGCGAGAACTCAGGATATTAACAGCATTTTCCTATCCACCGCCGCCCCCCTATTTGACTCGACTGGGTCATGTATATATCCTCACAAGTTTGCTTGTGCTGGGGGTGGTAATCCTCCGAAAACGGCAGTCGAAAACGTTCCAATGGCTCGTTGCTTGGACGGTGATTCCAGTTGGGATGATTTTCATTTTTTCCCATCTGATCTTCTCAATTTGGAATACTCGTTATGTCATGCTGGTCTTGCCCTATCTTCTGATTATGATGGCGGTGGGATTCCTAGAAATTCGGTCTCGCTGGCATCGTCTAGCCTGGGCAATACTTCTGATATATGCCATCACTGTAGGTAGTGGTTTGGGGGTCTATTACACCCGTTCAAGTCGCTACATGGGAGCCTCAGACCATTACCGAGCAACGGTCGAGATTCTGAACCAAAATAACCGGCCAGATGATGTCATTGTCTGGGCAATTATGCACAACACACCCATCCCAATTCAGCATTACTATGAAGGAACGGCCCCCGTTACCTTGAGACGACGAATCCAAATTCCCAGTGATAACAGCACAGTTGGACGCGAAAATATTGAAGCCTGGTTATCAGGCTTGCCCTCTTTCTCATCCCGTTTATGGCTCGTTTATGGTCCAAGAGTTGTTCACGACGATGAATTATTCTACGACGTCTTAACGGAAGAGTTTATGATTGAAGCACATTACACCGTCGAGGACTTTAACATTTTTCTGCTCACCTCCACAGAGCCGAGAACTTAG
- a CDS encoding sulfotransferase family protein yields MDTKHLPNFLVIGVQKAGTTSIYRYLSQHPQVYMSPVKETNFLERDWSGVVSKKPRKIDSLEKYLALFENVQDKVAIGEASPNYLFHHETSIPVIYNLVPQAKLVVILRNPIERAHSDYLMHIRDAIDGGNCPPLREQASQRPIKSFQIRKGFYCESLKAFMEKFGADNLKVCLYDDLVQDPVAMMQGIYNFIGVDDQFVPDTSFRAQKAAVPQNKTVHRVLQTRNPLRSLAGSVLRLVFPEKTRQGIRRYLLSLNYKDKSALPLSAEERRLLRDIYREDILELQELLQRDLSSWLTLPETAKSGAEVS; encoded by the coding sequence ATGGACACAAAACATCTTCCCAACTTTCTCGTGATTGGGGTGCAAAAGGCTGGGACAACCTCAATTTACCGGTACTTGTCCCAGCACCCCCAGGTCTATATGAGTCCAGTCAAGGAAACGAATTTCCTAGAGCGAGACTGGAGCGGGGTAGTCTCGAAAAAACCGAGAAAGATTGATAGTCTCGAAAAGTATTTGGCGCTCTTTGAGAACGTCCAGGATAAGGTGGCGATCGGGGAAGCCTCCCCGAATTACTTATTCCACCATGAAACCTCCATTCCCGTCATCTACAACCTAGTTCCACAGGCTAAGTTGGTGGTGATTCTCCGCAATCCTATTGAGCGCGCCCATTCGGACTACTTAATGCACATCCGAGATGCCATTGATGGCGGAAACTGTCCCCCCCTAAGAGAGCAAGCTAGTCAACGTCCCATCAAGTCATTCCAAATTCGCAAGGGGTTTTATTGCGAGTCTCTCAAAGCCTTTATGGAAAAGTTTGGTGCAGACAATCTTAAGGTCTGTCTTTATGATGATTTGGTGCAAGACCCAGTGGCGATGATGCAAGGGATTTATAACTTTATTGGTGTAGATGATCAGTTTGTTCCCGATACATCGTTTCGCGCTCAGAAAGCAGCAGTCCCCCAAAATAAAACGGTTCATCGGGTGCTGCAAACTCGTAATCCCCTAAGAAGTTTGGCTGGCTCGGTATTACGGCTGGTGTTCCCGGAGAAAACTCGCCAGGGGATTCGCCGCTATCTCCTTTCCCTCAATTACAAGGATAAAAGTGCGCTACCCTTGTCTGCCGAGGAACGACGGTTGCTCAGAGATATCTATCGAGAGGACATTTTAGAACTGCAAGAGCTATTGCAACGAGATTTATCATCTTGGTTGACGCTCCCTGAGACGGCAAAGTCTGGAGCTGAGGTGTCCTAA